The nucleotide window AAACTCATGAATACCTGGGAATTTCATAAGAAAAgtagtttatatttctatagccCTTCCTCCTAAGAGATCTATTGTACTCAACTTTCTATATTCAAAAAGTAGGACAAATGTAAGacttttcttttgaaagaaaaaattgagatGTCTGTGCCCCTTACTTTTAGAATTGTACTTTCATTGTTTATTATATAGAGCTATTATCTGGAAATCTACAAAGAATGGGATCATTCTTTTTAAACCAAACACTGAAAGCTACTATAGTTTTTGTTCTTTAAGAACATTATATTTCCAAATGGCCAAGCACATTTATAATAGATTACCATTGGAAGAGAAGTATCTGGCCAAACGGTTTCTAACAGGCGCTAATACCTCCTGAACAGACACCAAAGTAATTCTGTAAAAATGATTTGTGTGCTTTTTTCAGTCTGGCTGCTGGGAGATGAATTTAACTAACCTCAGCTGACAGTTATTTTGAGATCATCTATTAGAACTACAAACTAGTAGTGGTGGGAGAATTCTATAAGAGCttgtgatatttcttcatttatgtgTGTGAATGGACTCTGCTAAGAGCTGGCTCCATTTtcagtttttacttttcttaaatGGATTTCTCTCATGCTTTTGCTTAGTAAAAAAAGTCAATAACATATTTATTCCATTTCCCCAATACAAATTAAGGCATATTTCCAATCTCTCTAATAGtcatcaaaaaagaagaaaagtataaaataggggcagctgggtagctcagtggattgagagccaggcctagagatgggaggttcaaatccgacctcagacacttcccagctgtgtgaccctgggcaagtcacttgaccccccattgcctacccttgccactcttccacctataagtcaatacacagaaaagggtttaaaacaaaaaaaaaagtataaaataattgtttctgTGGATATATACTTAACATGGGCACCATGAAGTTAATTAagcccacttaaaaaaaaagtaattccatTCTGTGCTGACTTACCTCATAGTCAGTTTCTGGCAAGACATCGATATCATTTATTCACTAATTATTGGCTATGGAATTAGCagaagccttttttttcttttcttttctttttttttttaacccttatcttctgtcttggaatcaatactctgattggttccaaggcagaagagtggtaagggctaggcaatgggggttaagtgacttgcccagggtcacacagctaggaagtatctgaggccaattttgaatccaggacctcctgtctctaggcctgactctcaatccactgagccatccagctgccccctccccctattttcttataaatattaaggaataaaaattaagttaaataaaaaacAGGTTTTCTTTTGTAAAGTATTCCAATAGACTAGTAATATCCTATTATTGAATCTACATTCTAGATTGTGGCTATGGATCTGGAACACAATCAGTCAACAGATTACtattatgaggaaaatgaagtaaatGGCACTCAGGATTACAGTCAGTATGAAATACTCTGTGTAAAAGAGGAGGTCAGAAATTTTGCCAAGGTATTCCTGCCTACCTTTTACACAGTGGCCTTTATTGCTGGAATTGCAGGGAACTCCACGGTAGTAGCTATCTATGCCTACTACAAGAAGCAGAAAACCAAGACTGATGTGTATATCATGAATCTGGCAGTAGCAGATTTGCTTCTGCTCATCACTTTGCCATTTTGGGCAGTGAATGCAGTGCATGGATGGGTGCTGGGGATACCAATGTGCAAACTGACTTCAGCTTTGTTCACCATAAACTTTGTCTCTGGAATGCAGTTTCTGGCCTGCATCAGCATAGACAGATACTCTGCCATAACTGAAGTCCCGGCTCATCAAAGACTTGGAAGACCGTGTTGGATTATTTGTTTGGGCGTTTGGCTCATTGCGATATTGCTGAGCATACCTCAACTTGTTTTTAATACAGTCAATGACAAGAAGAGATGCCTGCCTATATTCTCCCACCACCTAGGCACAACAATTCAGGCGTCCATTCAGATCCTGGAAATCTGCATTGGGTTTGTATTACCCTTTCTCATAATGGGAATTTGCTATTCTGTAACTGCCAGGAAACTCATCAAGATGCCCAATGTGAAGAAATCTCGGCCTCTGCAGGTTCTACTGGCAGTGGTGGCTGTCTTCATAGTCACTCAGCTGCCATACAACATAGTCAAGTTCTGGCAAGCCATAGACACCATCTATTCTCTGATTATTGACTGTGAAATGAGCAAGCGCATGGATGTGGCCATACAAATCACAAAAAGCTTGGCGCTTTTTCATAGCTGTCTCAACCCAATCCTATATGCTTTTATGGGCTCCTCTTTTAAAATGCACATTACCAAAATGGTGAAGAAATATGGCTACTGGAGAAGACAGAGACCAAATCCAGAAGATATTCCCTTTGATTCGGAAGGTCACACAGAGCCAACCAGTACTTTTAGTATCTAGCAGGCAAAATGATCTTTGTTTAAAGGGGTGCATGATGCTGCTCAATGTATTCCAACATGGGAGAACACATATATACTTATCAGAGACTCAAATTTCAGTGTGGGACACTAAGACCTATGTCTAGACAAGACGGTTTTGTGTTTTGAAGCAAAACATAGCATAAACATATAAGCCAAGTTCCCCTTTGTGACATCCAAAAGTCCAGCAGtacactaaataaattaaaacaataacaacaactaccagaggaggaaaggaagaaatccCTACAGAAAACCAAACAGAGACCTTGTAAATGAACAAGCAAAGAAAACTCCTACGGTAATAAAAGAGACATCATAGAGTAAGAGAATGCTAAGAGAAATCTCTAAATGTAGGGAATAATTCTGCAGAGGACTAGAATCACAGAAAGGGAAACAATACATAGACAACAACATTAAGAATTGTTGGAAGGCCTAGTAAAAGAATCAAGGgaagatataaagaatgaaattaaggCTCTCAATGAAAAACTCAAAATGAGAATGGATGGCTTGGAACAGAAGATGGAAAATCTTTGCCAAGCAGGAGAtacctagaaaaaagaaaagaggggacaGGGTTCAAAATTTCTAAGATGTAACAGTTATTATAGTGAAGTTAAAATCTTTTCTGTGAAGTGAGATCTCTTCAATCAAATACAAAAAACCTACACATTCTCCAGAAAAGCACAACACTAACAAAGAGAAAAACTATGATACCTTAATATAGTCAATGCAGCAGAA belongs to Gracilinanus agilis isolate LMUSP501 chromosome 5, AgileGrace, whole genome shotgun sequence and includes:
- the ACKR4 gene encoding atypical chemokine receptor 4, which codes for MDLEHNQSTDYYYEENEVNGTQDYSQYEILCVKEEVRNFAKVFLPTFYTVAFIAGIAGNSTVVAIYAYYKKQKTKTDVYIMNLAVADLLLLITLPFWAVNAVHGWVLGIPMCKLTSALFTINFVSGMQFLACISIDRYSAITEVPAHQRLGRPCWIICLGVWLIAILLSIPQLVFNTVNDKKRCLPIFSHHLGTTIQASIQILEICIGFVLPFLIMGICYSVTARKLIKMPNVKKSRPLQVLLAVVAVFIVTQLPYNIVKFWQAIDTIYSLIIDCEMSKRMDVAIQITKSLALFHSCLNPILYAFMGSSFKMHITKMVKKYGYWRRQRPNPEDIPFDSEGHTEPTSTFSI